One region of Bradyrhizobium betae genomic DNA includes:
- a CDS encoding MOSC domain-containing protein, producing the protein MTASQTAEITGLYRYPIKGLTPEPLPRVPLRAGQTLPADRRYAIENGPSGFDPEQPQWKPKIQFLMLARNERLASLDSRFEDATNRLTIRKDGQIVASGDLETSAGRAALEDYFRENFQPELKGPPKILSGRDHSFSDVARKVVSIINIGSVRAIETMLGAAVHPLRFRGNLYVKGWPAWSELDLVGQTLAIGQARLKVVKRIVRCLAVNVDPETAVRDLEIPPTLSRNLGHMDCGIYAEVIADGEIGLGDAVAVEEPRLV; encoded by the coding sequence ATGACAGCCAGCCAGACCGCCGAAATCACCGGCCTTTACCGCTACCCGATCAAGGGGCTGACGCCGGAGCCTTTACCCCGCGTCCCGTTGCGGGCCGGCCAGACCCTGCCCGCCGACCGCCGCTACGCCATCGAGAACGGCCCGAGCGGGTTCGATCCCGAACAGCCCCAATGGAAGCCGAAGATCCAGTTCCTGATGCTGGCGCGCAATGAGCGGCTGGCGTCCCTCGACAGCCGGTTCGAGGACGCCACCAACCGCCTGACCATCCGGAAGGACGGCCAGATCGTCGCCAGCGGCGATCTGGAGACCTCCGCCGGGCGCGCCGCCCTCGAGGATTACTTCCGCGAGAATTTTCAGCCGGAGCTGAAGGGACCGCCAAAGATCCTGTCAGGACGCGACCACAGTTTTTCCGACGTCGCCCGCAAGGTCGTGTCCATCATCAATATCGGCAGCGTTCGCGCCATCGAGACCATGCTCGGCGCCGCCGTGCATCCGCTGCGCTTCCGCGGCAATCTCTACGTGAAAGGCTGGCCGGCCTGGTCCGAGCTCGACCTCGTCGGCCAGACGCTCGCGATCGGCCAGGCCCGGCTGAAGGTGGTCAAGCGCATCGTCCGCTGCCTGGCCGTCAACGTCGACCCCGAGACCGCCGTGCGCGATCTCGAGATTCCGCCGACGCTCTCGCGCAATCTCGGTCATATGGATTGCGGCATCTATGCCGAGGTGATCGCCGATGGCGAGATTGGCTTGGGGGATGCAGTGGCGGTGGAAGAGCCGAGATTGGTTTGA
- a CDS encoding TIGR02594 family protein, translating to MFELFASRLSRCVVALAFFFAAVAAFSSPASARPHHRHSAERHAHVHHARYHHYRHHARSSRFERSAAQMQASGFADTQASYNPNANSGGMANSGMAASAGFGGGSGLVSEARRYVGGNPTGRGSLWCARFMNMVLEKTGHHGTGSDMANSFARYGTRVSGPQVGAIAVMSRGRRGGHVGIITGVDAQGNPIMISGNNGNRVREAPVSRGRIYAYVMPN from the coding sequence ATGTTCGAGTTGTTTGCGTCTCGCCTGTCGCGTTGTGTTGTCGCGCTGGCGTTCTTCTTCGCGGCGGTCGCCGCGTTTTCCTCTCCGGCCTCGGCACGGCCGCATCATCGTCATAGCGCGGAGCGGCACGCTCACGTGCATCACGCCAGATATCATCATTATCGCCACCATGCCCGCAGCTCGCGCTTCGAGCGAAGCGCAGCGCAGATGCAGGCGAGCGGCTTCGCGGACACCCAGGCCAGCTACAATCCGAACGCCAACAGCGGCGGCATGGCCAACAGCGGCATGGCTGCAAGCGCTGGCTTCGGCGGTGGATCGGGTCTCGTGTCCGAGGCTCGGCGTTATGTCGGCGGCAATCCGACCGGGCGCGGCAGCCTGTGGTGCGCGCGCTTCATGAACATGGTGCTCGAGAAGACCGGCCACCATGGCACCGGATCGGACATGGCGAATTCGTTCGCGCGTTACGGCACCCGTGTCTCCGGCCCGCAGGTCGGCGCCATCGCGGTGATGTCGCGCGGCCGCCGCGGCGGTCATGTTGGCATCATCACCGGCGTCGATGCGCAGGGAAATCCGATCATGATCTCCGGCAACAACGGTAACCGTGTCCGCGAGGCGCCGGTCTCGCGTGGCCGGATCTATGCGTATGTGATGCCGAACTGA